gtaactcataacaACAAATGTTTTCAGAGGACTGACCAGTTAATGGaaccctgctgattggttgctatgagttactagacagCAAATTGTTTATTACACTAACCCATAAGTGCCAATTAGCATTGCattatataagtttttttttacagatggaaAACTGAATTTGCTTTTGTGCCTTGTACCAGTCAAGAGGTTGTTGAAGTGGGCCCCTTAAATATTGTAGATGTTCTATGTTCAGGAAATGTTCCCATGGGACAAAAATGGATTAAATCGTCATTTGAAAGAAATTATTCAGTATAAAGTAAACCTGTCTGAAACAGGTACAGTCTAAAAAGAATAATATAGAAATAACATACATAAATGGCACAGCTTCAATGCTGAGCCCCAGGTACAAACATATAAGCCTCCCCCACATTTCCCAAAGctcatttttcaaaacaaattctCACAAAATTCTCTTAAAAATATCCTGTACCTGTGATTTAGAAACATTTTGAATCCACTTACTGCaggcggttatttattaaagtccaaatgctaaaaaatttcacattttttgagctttattatactccgaggctgaaaaaagtctgaatctgaaaatccgccatctcagaccggcagaggttgtgtataagtcaatgggcgatGTCcgtatcctatttggaagtttctgtggtctgcgctggaattagtccGAAAGTCCAACTATTtgaggctttttcccgaaaaaaaatttgagcaattcaggaaaaatcGAACtctggtcagatttttttaaattgaataattagaaaaatttggattttcagaaATAAACCCCTTACACTTTACATTCTGATTTGCCTTGTTTAGGCTTTTGTAGAGGTTTTTACTgaatttagggtaaggccacacgaggagattcggggagattttgtcgcctggcgactaatcacctcgtcttttgagcaactatctccctgaactgcctcagagtttttccccataggttgctatgtaaagtcgcctgcgctaatgcacacgctgcgatgcattttctatagtcgcccgaagttgcctcactgaggcaactttgggcgactattgaaaacgcatcgccgcgtgtgcattagcgcatgcaacttttctttgtagcctatggggaaaaacgctgaggcagttcggggagatatttgctcaaaagacgaggtgattagtcgccaggcgacaaaatctccctgaatctcctcgtgtggccttacccttagaggaCAATTTTCTTTCTTGCTCATCACCCTCAAGTAAATATAGCCCATACACTAAACTTAAAGCGAAAAGGGATCTTTACACTTCTGTCAATCAGCTTTTGGGTGTCGTGTAACACTCTGCAATTTACACAGTGGAATAATAAATGGAGGTTATTTTAAGACTTTTCAGAAATGTGCTTATTCATGTGTTTTCTTACGGTGCCTTTGACATCTTTATTTCTCATACTGTAAATAATGGGATTCAGCATTGGGATCACAGCCGTATAAACAATGGATACTGCCTTGTCTATGTCTGAATATGCAGAGTGAGGTCTCATATACATGAACAAGATGGTGCCATAGAACAGAGAGACGACTGTGAGATGGGATGCACAAGTGGAGAAAGATTTTTGTCTTCCTTCACTGGAATGAATCTTCAGAATAGTGGAAATGATGTGAATATATGAAATGAGAGTCAAAAAGAATGAAAACATGGCAATTATACTGGCTGTGATGTACACGGCTAACTCATTGGGCCAAGTATCTCGGCAAGAAAGGCGAAAGAAAGGAGGCATCtcacagaaaaaatggttaaGGTTGTGAGAACGACAATAAGGCAGttggaaggtaaaaaaaacatggataaaaGCACTGATAGAAGCAGAAGTCCATGATCCAGTAGCTACACAGATACAGAATGTCTTGTTCATAACTGTATTGTAGTGTAATGGTTGACATATGGCTGCATACCTGTCATAGGCCATAACAGCCAGAATCAAACACTCCGTCCCTCCTACAGCTAAATGGAAGAACATCTGCAATGCACAATCTAAGAGTGAAACACTTCGATCCCGTGATAAggtgtttattattattctggGTACTATGGTGGAAGAAAAGCAGATGTCTATAATGGAGAGGTTCCTCAAGAAAAAGTACATGGGTGTCTGCAGCTGCTCATTGATCCTCACTACAATGATAAGCAGAGAGTTTGCTGACAGTGTGGTTATATAGATTATAAAGAATATCGAAACATATATTGCCTGTAGGTATGGGATATTGGTGAGGCCAAGCAGGATGAATCTGTTTGCTGAGGTTTGATTTGAGTTCTCCATAACACATACCACAATACAGCTGAAAAGaatgaaaacagaaaaattttattaataaatgaatcaACTAATATTCACTGTTTTAATGTCATGTGAACTTAATATCTTAACTTCCTATCATTTCTGATCAATCGTGTGAACTTTGTATCTGTACAAGTAAGATACGAAATGCTGCAATAAATCGATGATTATGTAGCAGTATTCTCATATAATGTTTATTGATATTTAAATGTATGATACATGATTTCAGTTGCTACCCCATTTGTAAATGTCTTGTCGGCAAGATGGTTGATGGTCAATGTCCTATTAATGATATTGGAAAAAGCTGTCTTAGATGCTGCTCTGGAAATTCTTTAGGACTGAGAGATGGTGAGAGTTGTatcctatagttttttttagttttcatgatTATCAAACACTTCAATAACCAATCAATCTGTATGTTAATTCAAATGTATTGCTATGTCTTATAACCAACAAATTCTCACTAGCATCATGCAGCAGTCTAGATTTTTTTGGCCTAAAAAAAGACAACTTCAGATGTCTACTGTATATCAACTTGAGATGTTTCTGCCCCTTTGTATTGGGCTCCTGCCTATTGCTATCAATCTCTATTCGATAGCGTAAAGTAAAGTAAATCAACTACATTTAAACCAATTTGCCATTTTCTCTGGCCATTTTCTCtctattaggcacctatctagtgctgtCAATCTCTATCCCTGTGAGGACACTGAAAGCGGTGTCAACACTTTTCTCTTGCCTCTTTCAGTGGTGTAATTCATTGAACAAGGGGGTCTACTTCACTTTTAAATATTCACATGCACCCCACTCCTACAGGTTCTCCTACCTGCACCTCATGAATGATGTGCAAGAAGTTGGCATTTGGACACCCAAGGGCCACCTAGAATTTTACCCCTGGAGGACAAAGTTAAGTGTTGGCAAACACATTTTTCCAACTTGCAGCTGACTCATGGCTAGTGATGGGTTTCACTATGACTAATTGTGTGCTGAAAATTCACGCAAAATAAGGTGTGCGTTTTGGAAAAAGTTGttgtgaaaaaacacccatgcatttgctgaattttcaccattttgctaCTTGTTTGGAGAAGTAAAATTGGACAGATTTACCCAACGCTACTCTTTGCtaattaaagaggaactatcgtgaaaatgaaaatttaatataagcttcatcatactgaaataacaacctttctaaatacaattaaaaattctgaattgttcGGCAGTAATCaagtttagtgatgggcggatttcttccattttgcttcgccaaagaattcgcaaaatttgcgaaacggcgaaaaatttgtgaaatgcgaattttgacaccagcatccaaatatttttgacgccggcaacaattccgatACCAGTGACAATtccgacactggcgacaattccgacactggcgacaattctgatggccattaaagtcaaagggtgccTAGAATTGTTGTGGGCAAACTTTTGCGgctattttgcgaatttattcacgggCGTTGAAAAGCACGATTTCaacttaaactttaaacttcaactttaaattcgcccatcactaattcagttgattttcactattcctctctcagaatctgtttttcttcattctctcttcatgcagcagttgggtgtcagatattcattgacagttagatccaatatatctcataggggggctTCCATTCCTAGCAAATGAAttagagctcaatcaaataactgattccagtacaaacaaaatctaccaaaatcctgcatgtagagagacaggatgtctggtgattttaatagagtgagctctaatacatcttctaggcaaaaggaaccttcctataagatatattgcatctaactgtcaataagTATCGGGCACCCAAttcctgtatgaagacagaatgaggagaaacagagactgagagagggatagtgaagataaacttcggATTATTTTCAGTATGCGGAAGCATATATAAaattttttgcgatagttcccctttaaatataaaatctaaaaAGTCCACTACAGGGgttgtatgtagtgatgggcgaatttgggccagcgtctcgtttttgacgccagggTCTGTTTTTTACACCGTCATCGTTTTAAAACGAACAtcggcggtttcgtgaatttatccaccggcggcgaatcgcgggaattcgccgcaaattcgtgcctggcgaataaattcgcccatcactagttgtatgaaaaaatatatgtaaaatactgGCAGTCACTGCGGACAATTCTGAGATACTTTAGTATTTATGCTGACAATCAACGGTGAGACTGACCCCAAAAATAGCAAcatgataatgataataaaacaataacaccTAAGAATACTGTTATATACAGAGGCATTTAAACTGGAGTAATTTGGAGTCTTCCCTTGGTGTAACAGCCACTCACATACAGTAAAGGCAAACtcactcactcattcactcattCATACTGAAGCAGACGCAATCTCATGCACACTCTATCTCTGCCACTCTCTCTCCCACACAATCATGTGAAAAGGCTGGGCTCAGGTGTCTCTGGATGAAAAAACTAATACCACGAATCAGGCTGCAACTGCCTGGCAGAGAAACTGTTACTGAGACTCTTGTTACTTGATACTGAaacattattacaggtatgggagctgttatccagaatgcttggggcctggggttttccagataagggatcgttgtgtaatttgcatcttcatatcataagtctataaaataatttacacattaattaaactcaataggatttttctgcctccaataaggattaattatatcttagtttggatcaagtacaaggtactgttttataattacagagaaaagggaaatcaatttttaaaaatttagattatttggatagaattgagtctatggaagatggcctttctgtaattcagagctttttggataacaggtttcaggattacggatcccatacctgtatagggataGGGATTACTCTTGCTCTTCTTGAGTGTCACATCTATGGATGACTATGTTTGTCCCTATTCTGTATATAAAGGAGATCAAAAACAAACCCTCTATACAGCTACTGGACTTCTCTAGCTATTAAcatccattttttgcaaaataataataaaaataatgagaatTAAACAAACAATCTACAACCATTCCTAATTTATTAAAgctcatactgtatatgataccCTGTAAGAAAACCATCAAACCTTTAGTAATCCCATTGGTATTATTTACAGTACCTACACCCTCTTCACTTTTGCATGACCAACTTAGAAATGTAACATAGCTCTGTTTCTTCCACAGTTTATTGTAGTTCTGCATTGGTATAAGGCACATTACAGCTGCAGTTTTAAGACAGGACCATGCCATGAGAATGTTGTGGATAAAGGGACGTAAATTTGTGCTTTAGATGTTTAGATGCAACGCAGAGtgagataaatgaaaaaacacaaatccaaagGAAGATGGCGTTACTTTTCCTGAATGGGAAACATTACTctcatacactcacatactgtatataggaggAAGCAGACAATGAGCAAGATATACAAACAATAAGGGGAAATGTTAAAATTTcgacaaatttgtgttttttttcactagaaaactcaaatttttagaaagaaaatacctaaactttttcaagatttattatacctcaatgcTGCTAATagtccgaatttaaaaaattcaccatcgaagacctgtcgaggtcctgtataagtcaatgggacaggcACCTACAGTATCATGGTCTGCGCCAAGTTTagcataaaaatctgaattttttggggtttttggccaaaaatttgacaaaaactgggcaaaatttgagagattcagaaaaaaaaaatttgagtgagGTTTacacttgattttatcaagtttttccgattagattgagtttttttattaataaataagctaaaattgggcatgagcgtatggctgtgttttttttaataaaatatgagataaatttggattttagtaaataaccccctaaaagagaACTCATTATTGCACCATCCCAAAAAGTGCTCATTATAGTCACTGCTAGCAGAGGTTCATGTAAATATTatctccttcattttttttctcattttctttctttcttgtccATAGTCCATTTGCTTGCTCCATTTCTTTATGTATTTCAGTTGAGCGGCTTAATATTATCATTAAGCAAGTAAAAAGTCATTTTATATTCAAAATGttatttcgaaaaaaaaatataataattaattctAGGGTATTCAAGATCATCAATAATCAGATAAAATACATCAATAATATagatttctaaagaaaaaaacaaaataatcactATTATTCGATGTGAATGTGATGTGTTTTCTTACCTCTGCTTAATATTCTGAAGAACATTTGTCTAACtaatgaacattttttatttctccaaCATCTTCGAGTCTGTTCATTTTTACATGAAGCGCGATCTGGTTGACACTTGTTCTTAAATACCATTTAATAATTGTCGGGGGGCTCCCAGGTGTTGATGATATTTGAAAATCAAATGTGAGTTTAAAGACTCCCAACACAATTTGAACTCTCTAGAGCTTCAGAATAAACCAGCTACAGTATGTGACTGTTACAGGACTATTTCAGTGGAAAGGAAACATTCTAATACAGACATTTATTTCATCAAAATCAGGCCATAAAGattgttgttttatatttaatagcaCATTTATAAAGGCAAGGTACATGGCAATTACAAACCTGTATAATCATTTTAAACTTTTCAGAAGCAAATTGCCTGTTGCAAGGCAGacctaaagggaaaatatacagcCCTTTTGAGTTTTATTCAGTTGGGCTTAAGTAGAAAGGGTGCATTAACACTATTTTagatttcaaaaatatataaatgtgtattttttacacagacatgccAGATTCCACAggctgaaaggaaaccatgatagtttgCCTGTGCTCGCAAGGACCATTTCGCcaacccccttaggctcacagtttAATGCAACATCTCCCTCATATTGTGCCATAGTGAAGTGATATTTgagggacttgaagtccctttgctttccagagaatctgtgcaccaaccACTAAAGAAAACAGAGAGATTTCAAGAATCCTGAACCCGTATCCATCACTTTACAATAGAACATGGTGGGGAAGGGGTTCCATTGCACTATTAGCCTAAGCGTGATTAGCAGTGGCGTAAATACCAAAGGAGCAACCCGCCAAAGCCGCAATAGATCTTGTTGCGAGGGACTTTTCTCCTGCGCACACATTTTGAGAGGGGGCGGTGAACATCTTTCACCCGGGCCAGCAGGTGCTTATGTATGCCGCTGGGTGTGAGCCATGTATCAGAGACTCTCTGTGGAGCTCGAGGTAACAAACATAAGAGAAATATATAAAACGAGTTTCACGTTGGAAACCTTCCCATCTCTTTCTCTGTTTGCCTGCCAGCTACCTGCGCCTGATGTGCATTGGCACACTTACTGTGTCTAGCCCTATAGTTTACCAGAGAGCAACCGGGACCACTCTTCCCAGCCTTTTTCCATGGGCAAGGGCTACTGTAGCTAGATGCCGTCCCATCGCCTGCTACTGTTAAAGCCACACATTGGCTCAGTGTTCGCATGTAATGGCACACGTTCCCTGCAGGCTGTGCCTGCCTTTCATGTGAGGACACTCCGTGTCAGCTGTTGAGCATATATCCATGGCAGGGCCAGTATCGGGGAGTTTACAGCATTTGGTCAACATTGCTTTGCTTACAATTGAAATGTAAGCATAATTAAAGAGTAGGCCTCAGGTATTTGAACTCAAGTGTTTCCCTCAATTATTCTCCTCAAAATGGATAGATAAAATGGAGCTATTCAGTGTGATTAAAAAGAAATTCCACCATTTGAACTTTCTGTAAATTAACAtataaacagtggtgtaactacttgGAGCCTGCTGGAGCCATGATAATGGTTATCAAGGGCAGCTGGGGAAGGCGAGATTTTAAAGCATGCACGCCTGCAGCACTTCCGGCATGCGATCCAAGGGGGGGGGTCCGGTTGCCCATCTTGGACCAAGGCCAGACGGCGAGTAGTATGGCTCCAGCTCCCTGTTTTGTGGCAAACAAAATCCCTTTATAGCTGTTTAGGCCCtacaaacaattgtaactattttatcAGCTCAAGAGGCCCACCCTGCAGGTGACCTGCATacacctggaactatagcagggtgactgttatactaatgtttctatatatctgtaaccttgttatgagctaagggggcccagcctgaaggccagttagggggagatttggggtgagtgtttatttgtgccctgggtacccctggaactatagcagggtgactgttaccccaatgtttctatatatctgtaaccttgttatgagctaaggggcacagcctgaaggccagttaggaggagatttggggtgagtgcttatttgtaccctgggtacccctggaactatagcagggtgagtgttaccccaatgtttctatatatctgtaaccttgttatgagctaagggggcccagtctgaaggccagttagggggagatttggggtgagtgcttatttgtaccctggatacccctggaactatagcagggtgactgttaccccaaagtttctatttatctgtaaccttgttatgagctaagggggcccagtctgaaggccagttagggggagatttggggtgagtgcctatttgtgccctgggtacccctggaactatagcagggtgactgttaccccaatgtttctatatatctgtaaccttgttatgagctaaggggacccagtctgaaggccagttagggggagatttggggtgagttattatctgtgccctgggtacccctggaactatagcagggtgactgttactccaatgtttctatatatctgtaaccttgttatgagctaaggggacccagcctgaaggtcagttagggggagattttgggtgagtgtttatttgtgccctgggtacccctggaactatagcacggtgactgttaccccaatgtttctatatatctgtaaccttgttatgagctaagggggtccagtctgaaggccagttagggtgacatTTAGTTAAGGAACATGTAAAGGATTAAATGGCAATATATTTCTCCAACTCTTCTTTTTCCcatatgagtttttttatacagtatgctATACAGACTGAAACATGTGGTAAAAATTGCAATCATGTAACCTTGCAAAAGTAAATGATTAAATAGCTTTTCGCCAGTTGATTAAATATTTAGGATCGCTTCACTGCCTTGCCTGGCTGGATATACTGTACTTTTGGGGGAGTTGTGATGATTGCTTGAAAAGATTGGATAGTTGGCAGTCAAGGTAATTCTAGGGCATCTAACAGAGGAACCCTGGAAAAACAGACAGCAACAAGCACATCAAACTGAAGAGGATTGAGAGGTATGCTTCCTGAAACAGTGCTCTGGGGTTGGGTGGTGAGGACAAAAAGAAGCAAAAGGGATTTTGGAATTTTCACAAAttagttacataattaatttgagtaaaaaaaaacttgattcaacccctccaaatgattaCTACCAagcatatattgtatatgtgtgtgtatgttgcTTCATGTGAAAGTTTTTTGCTTAGAAAACTTATGTGTGGAAAAAAGATCCGatcctaaggggctgattcatattttgtgttttcccaaattgaattttttaGTGCTAACAACCGTGTTTTAGATTAATTACTTtaaactgcaaattttttttattcattaaggggccaatttactacaGATTTTGGGTACTAAAATAACGCGAGTTCTTAAACTCACATATGATTTCCTCATCAGAATACTTTGACTTGCTACTGACAAAAACattaagggataaaaaaaaatcggaaGCAAGCTGAAGTATTTGGTTTAGGAAACAATGCATGAGTTTAAGAACTCACCTGCCATTTTTAGTACCAGAAAGCTCAAGCCCAGAGTCTTGAgcattagtaaatgaacccttaaaTTTGACaaccataaaaaaatctaatacaggtacgggatctgttatccagaatgcttgagacatggggttttctggataacagatctttccataatttggatctttataccttaaggccCGAACTCCATGGtgcgaatataatgtaagttataaaAACATCACATCTACTAACTACATGCATCTGACACGACATGACTGTTTGATGTGAAGGCCGCACGCTGGGTCTTCATCCAAGAGTCATGTTATGTGTAGTTTGTAGGGGCGATGTTGCtataaattacattatattcggcaccTCTGACTGGTCGTCTGTGTTTCCTCTCACTACATTGGATCAGAAGACATTGTGCTGTGGAGTTCAGGCCTTAGTCTCTCAgaagataatttaaacattaagggggtttatttatcaaaagtaaatTTTTGAGCTatctgagcttttttaaaccttgaatgaactcgaatgagctcacaactcgaatggattcttatttaaggaaaaacttgaatcagtgagttcGAGTTGTGGAGCCCGAAAACTCGAAGTGATCAAGTTTTTAGTCGAAGAAAACCTGGAATTGTTTTAATTGGTCCAGCCTTAGACTTACAGCGGTGAACTGGCAAACCGGAAGTGGAACACACAGTCACCGGTATAGGCTGCTTAAGCTATATGCATGGACGCAGCTACCGGCAAACATCTGTCAAAGTGAATCGCATGGACTAACGTTAGCTGAGGGGGT
The sequence above is a segment of the Xenopus laevis strain J_2021 chromosome 8L, Xenopus_laevis_v10.1, whole genome shotgun sequence genome. Coding sequences within it:
- the LOC121397335 gene encoding olfactory receptor 5B21-like — protein: MENSNQTSANRFILLGLTNIPYLQAIYVSIFFIIYITTLSANSLLIIVVRINEQLQTPMYFFLRNLSIIDICFSSTIVPRIIINTLSRDRSVSLLDCALQMFFHLAVGGTECLILAVMAYDRYAAICQPLHYNTVMNKTFCICVATGSWTSASISAFIHVFFTFQLPYCRSHNLNHFFCEMPPFFRLSCRDTWPNELAVYITASIIAMFSFFLTLISYIHIISTILKIHSSEGRQKSFSTCASHLTVVSLFYGTILFMYMRPHSAYSDIDKAVSIVYTAVIPMLNPIIYSMRNKDVKGTVRKHMNKHISEKS